TTGCGATTTTGGCCGGATTGGCCATTCCTAGGTATATGGCCTATACAACCAAGGCAAAACAAACTGAAGCCAAAGAGCTACTGAATCAGATATATTTGGCGCAAAGGTCATATTTTCAGATTAATGATACTTATTGGATTCCAGCCCAGGGACTGATAGCCGATAGAAATAATCAATTTGCATTCGATACTATTGGCGTTGAAATCATGCCTTCAGCGCGATACTCATATGAAATCACTGGCGACCGTGAACATTTTACAGCAATGGCTACAGCCACTCATCTCGATGATGATCCAGCAAAAGACCAGTGGCAAATTGATGAAACCGGCCAACTTCGCTCTATCCATGATGATTCGATTGAACGGTAAGTATGTGAGTTGTTG
The sequence above is drawn from the Candidatus Zixiibacteriota bacterium genome and encodes:
- a CDS encoding prepilin-type N-terminal cleavage/methylation domain-containing protein; amino-acid sequence: MNRIRLFEISKNLRSIRLFRKTLLSQKGFSLIELLIVLVLIAILAGLAIPRYMAYTTKAKQTEAKELLNQIYLAQRSYFQINDTYWIPAQGLIADRNNQFAFDTIGVEIMPSARYSYEITGDREHFTAMATATHLDDDPAKDQWQIDETGQLRSIHDDSIER